The following are encoded in a window of Bos indicus x Bos taurus breed Angus x Brahman F1 hybrid chromosome 4, Bos_hybrid_MaternalHap_v2.0, whole genome shotgun sequence genomic DNA:
- the ZNF786 gene encoding zinc finger protein 786 isoform X1 — translation MAEPAPLPLTFEDVAIYFSEQEWQNLEAWQKELYKQVMRANYEILLSLDNGLPKPELISWIEQGRELFKKWGESQESRNIICSAADLHFDPLIEGQPFSVLENQQAVSSEEAHYYFQVDPLQSHRSCKPLSEKSEDVSFRPDQAVALVNPQRPNTWALLPAVHSSREPTQRDKIASPRALGIPGFQKTASGEGLQQSCAFCGESFWNEDLLEWHQGSHSKAWKQLSKQPEAQQLRSQTHFRCPGCGRGFRRKPHLLSPLAVRAEESRPLGLESEETCGHRVTPPRPSPYSGCDEGASRGPPGMERPVSPREGAGAASEQDELPPSSNLAGQKCGRWAGGPEALKPGPGGERPSSYGACSRRPSQRCRLSDHTHVHRAERPCRCAECGRAFRQRGRLRLHRQPPSHEPPCTGPECGLGFRLRSALQAHGLRHGGERPLACDECGRGFAHPCKLREHLRVHSGERPFCCAECGKSFRLKGILKAHERTHSRERPFQCAECGRGFTRPSKLAEHFRVHSGERPFSCVDCGRRFRLQGQLRSHRRLHTGERPFPCPDCGKSYRVKADLKAHQLLHGGPMPFSCECGKGFAKQSKLVEHVRTHTGEKPFQCPQCDKRFRLKAQLLSHQGLHTGERPFRCPECDKNFRERGHMLRHQRIHRPDRPFACADCGKGFIYKSKLAEHVRVHTKSCRVRREPDVKKRLSQLFEMIEADWS, via the exons ATGGCCGAGCCGGCTCCG TTACCTCTGACTTTTGAGGATGTGGCCATTTATTTCTCAGAGCAAGAATGGCAGAATCTAGAGGCATGGCAGAAGGAGCTTTACAAGCAAGTAATGAGAGCCAATTACGAGATTCTCCTTTCTCTAG ATAATGGACTTCCCAAACCAGAACTAATATCCTGGATTGAGCAGGGGAGAGAACTCTTTAAGAAATGGGGAGAATCACAGGAATCAAGAAACATAATTTGCTCTGCTGCTGATTTGCATTTTGATCCACTTATTGAGGGACAGCCATTTTCAG ttttagaaaaccAACAAGCTGTGAGTTCAGAAGAAGCTCATTACTATTTCCAAGTAGATCCTCTTCAGAGCCACCGTTCCTGTAAACCCTTATCAGAAAAAAGTGAAGATGTTTCTTTCAGGCCTGACCAAGCCGTCGCCCTCGTGAACCCACAGAGACCTAACACTTGGGCTCTACTCCCAGCGGTCCACAGCTCCAGGGAACCCACCCAAAGAGATAAAATCGccagccccagggccctgggTATCCCAGGCTTCCAGAAAACCGCCTCAGGGGAGGGCCTCCAGCAGTCCTGTGCCTTCTGTGGGGAAAGCTTTTGGAATGAGGACCTCTTAGAGTGGCACCAGGGGAGCCACTCGAAGGCCTGGAAGCAACTCAGCAAACAACCCGAGGCACAGCAGCTTCGGAGCCAGACTCACTTCCGCTGCCCGGGATGTGGGCGGGGCTTCCGCCGGAAACCGCACTTGCTTAGCCCCCTGGCGGTCCGGGCTGAGGAGAGCCGCCCGCTGGGCCTCGAAAGTGAAGAAACGTGTGGCCACCGTGTGACACCGCCAAGGCCGTCTCCATACTCCGGTTGCGACGAGGGTGCCTCCCGGGGCCCCCCGGGCATGGAGAGGCCAGTCTCCCCGAGAGAGGGCGCCGGGGCGGCCTCTGAGCAGGACGAGCTCCCTCCGAGCTCGAACCTAGCTGGTCAGAAGTGTGGCCGCTGGGCTGGGGGGCCGGAGGCCCTCAAGCCTGGCCCCGGAGGGGAGAGACCGTCCTCCTATGGTGCGTGCAGCCGGCGACCCTCCCAGCGGTGCAGGCTCTCCGACCACACTCACGTGCACCGCGCGGAGCGGCCCTGCCGGTGCGCTGAGTGTGGTCGGGCCTTCCGCCAACGTGGGCGGCTGCGGCTCCACCGGCAGCCGCCCTCGCATGAGCCGCCCTGCACAGGCCCGGAGTGCGGCCTAGGCTTTCGCCTGAGGAGCGCGCTGCAGGCCCACGGCCTGCGGCACGGAGGTGAGAGGCCGCTGGCGTGTGACGAGTGCGGCCGCGGCTTCGCCCATCCGTGCAAGCTGCGCGAGCACCTGCGGGTGCACAGCGGCGAGCGGCCCTTCTGCTGTGCCGAATGCGGCAAGAGCTTCCGCCTCAAGGGCATCCTGAAGGCACACGAGCGCACGCACAGCCGCGAGCGGCCCTTCCAGTGCGCGGAGTGCGGCCGGGGCTTCACGCGGCCGTCCAAGCTGGCTGAGCACTTCCGCGTGCACAGCGGCGAGCGGCCCTTCAGCTGTGTGGACTGCGGCCGCCGCTTCCGCCTCCAGGGGCAGCTGCGGAGCCACCGGCGCCTGCACACGGGTGAGAGGCCCTTCCCGTGCCCCGACTGCGGTAAAAGCTACCGCGTGAAGGCCGACCTGAAGGCGCACCAGCTGCTGCACGGAGGCCCGATGCCCTTCTCCTGTGAATGCGGCAAGGGCTTCGCCAAGCAGTCCAAGCTCGTGGAGCACGTCCGGACGCACACAGGCGAGAAGCCCTTCCAGTGTCCACAGTGTGACAAGCGCTTCCGCTTGAAGGCGCAGCTGCTCAGCCACCAAGGCCTGCACACCGGGGAGAGGCCTTTCCGCTGCCCTGAGTGCGACAAAAACTTCCGGGAAAGGGGCCACATGCTCCGGCACCAGCGCATCCACCGGCCCGACCGTCCGTTCGCCTGTGCGGACTGTGGCAAGGGCTTCATTTACAAGTCGAAACTGGCCGAACACGTGCGAGTGCACACGAAATCCTGCCGTGTCCGCAGAGAGCCTGACGTTAAGAAAAGGCTCAGCCAGCTGTTTGAGATGATCGAGGCCGACTGGAGTTGA
- the ZNF786 gene encoding zinc finger protein 786 isoform X2: MAESRGMAEGALQASNESQLRDSPFSSSPGFSEINSKRHFYPETFINIYNGLPKPELISWIEQGRELFKKWGESQESRNIICSAADLHFDPLIEGQPFSVLENQQAVSSEEAHYYFQVDPLQSHRSCKPLSEKSEDVSFRPDQAVALVNPQRPNTWALLPAVHSSREPTQRDKIASPRALGIPGFQKTASGEGLQQSCAFCGESFWNEDLLEWHQGSHSKAWKQLSKQPEAQQLRSQTHFRCPGCGRGFRRKPHLLSPLAVRAEESRPLGLESEETCGHRVTPPRPSPYSGCDEGASRGPPGMERPVSPREGAGAASEQDELPPSSNLAGQKCGRWAGGPEALKPGPGGERPSSYGACSRRPSQRCRLSDHTHVHRAERPCRCAECGRAFRQRGRLRLHRQPPSHEPPCTGPECGLGFRLRSALQAHGLRHGGERPLACDECGRGFAHPCKLREHLRVHSGERPFCCAECGKSFRLKGILKAHERTHSRERPFQCAECGRGFTRPSKLAEHFRVHSGERPFSCVDCGRRFRLQGQLRSHRRLHTGERPFPCPDCGKSYRVKADLKAHQLLHGGPMPFSCECGKGFAKQSKLVEHVRTHTGEKPFQCPQCDKRFRLKAQLLSHQGLHTGERPFRCPECDKNFRERGHMLRHQRIHRPDRPFACADCGKGFIYKSKLAEHVRVHTKSCRVRREPDVKKRLSQLFEMIEADWS, from the exons ATGGCAGAATCTAGAGGCATGGCAGAAGGAGCTTTACAAGCAAGTAATGAGAGCCAATTACGAGATTCTCCTTTCTCTAG TTCGCCAGGTTTctcagaaattaactcaaaaaggCACTTTTACCCAGAGACTTTCATTAATATCT ATAATGGACTTCCCAAACCAGAACTAATATCCTGGATTGAGCAGGGGAGAGAACTCTTTAAGAAATGGGGAGAATCACAGGAATCAAGAAACATAATTTGCTCTGCTGCTGATTTGCATTTTGATCCACTTATTGAGGGACAGCCATTTTCAG ttttagaaaaccAACAAGCTGTGAGTTCAGAAGAAGCTCATTACTATTTCCAAGTAGATCCTCTTCAGAGCCACCGTTCCTGTAAACCCTTATCAGAAAAAAGTGAAGATGTTTCTTTCAGGCCTGACCAAGCCGTCGCCCTCGTGAACCCACAGAGACCTAACACTTGGGCTCTACTCCCAGCGGTCCACAGCTCCAGGGAACCCACCCAAAGAGATAAAATCGccagccccagggccctgggTATCCCAGGCTTCCAGAAAACCGCCTCAGGGGAGGGCCTCCAGCAGTCCTGTGCCTTCTGTGGGGAAAGCTTTTGGAATGAGGACCTCTTAGAGTGGCACCAGGGGAGCCACTCGAAGGCCTGGAAGCAACTCAGCAAACAACCCGAGGCACAGCAGCTTCGGAGCCAGACTCACTTCCGCTGCCCGGGATGTGGGCGGGGCTTCCGCCGGAAACCGCACTTGCTTAGCCCCCTGGCGGTCCGGGCTGAGGAGAGCCGCCCGCTGGGCCTCGAAAGTGAAGAAACGTGTGGCCACCGTGTGACACCGCCAAGGCCGTCTCCATACTCCGGTTGCGACGAGGGTGCCTCCCGGGGCCCCCCGGGCATGGAGAGGCCAGTCTCCCCGAGAGAGGGCGCCGGGGCGGCCTCTGAGCAGGACGAGCTCCCTCCGAGCTCGAACCTAGCTGGTCAGAAGTGTGGCCGCTGGGCTGGGGGGCCGGAGGCCCTCAAGCCTGGCCCCGGAGGGGAGAGACCGTCCTCCTATGGTGCGTGCAGCCGGCGACCCTCCCAGCGGTGCAGGCTCTCCGACCACACTCACGTGCACCGCGCGGAGCGGCCCTGCCGGTGCGCTGAGTGTGGTCGGGCCTTCCGCCAACGTGGGCGGCTGCGGCTCCACCGGCAGCCGCCCTCGCATGAGCCGCCCTGCACAGGCCCGGAGTGCGGCCTAGGCTTTCGCCTGAGGAGCGCGCTGCAGGCCCACGGCCTGCGGCACGGAGGTGAGAGGCCGCTGGCGTGTGACGAGTGCGGCCGCGGCTTCGCCCATCCGTGCAAGCTGCGCGAGCACCTGCGGGTGCACAGCGGCGAGCGGCCCTTCTGCTGTGCCGAATGCGGCAAGAGCTTCCGCCTCAAGGGCATCCTGAAGGCACACGAGCGCACGCACAGCCGCGAGCGGCCCTTCCAGTGCGCGGAGTGCGGCCGGGGCTTCACGCGGCCGTCCAAGCTGGCTGAGCACTTCCGCGTGCACAGCGGCGAGCGGCCCTTCAGCTGTGTGGACTGCGGCCGCCGCTTCCGCCTCCAGGGGCAGCTGCGGAGCCACCGGCGCCTGCACACGGGTGAGAGGCCCTTCCCGTGCCCCGACTGCGGTAAAAGCTACCGCGTGAAGGCCGACCTGAAGGCGCACCAGCTGCTGCACGGAGGCCCGATGCCCTTCTCCTGTGAATGCGGCAAGGGCTTCGCCAAGCAGTCCAAGCTCGTGGAGCACGTCCGGACGCACACAGGCGAGAAGCCCTTCCAGTGTCCACAGTGTGACAAGCGCTTCCGCTTGAAGGCGCAGCTGCTCAGCCACCAAGGCCTGCACACCGGGGAGAGGCCTTTCCGCTGCCCTGAGTGCGACAAAAACTTCCGGGAAAGGGGCCACATGCTCCGGCACCAGCGCATCCACCGGCCCGACCGTCCGTTCGCCTGTGCGGACTGTGGCAAGGGCTTCATTTACAAGTCGAAACTGGCCGAACACGTGCGAGTGCACACGAAATCCTGCCGTGTCCGCAGAGAGCCTGACGTTAAGAAAAGGCTCAGCCAGCTGTTTGAGATGATCGAGGCCGACTGGAGTTGA